Proteins encoded together in one Desulfosporosinus meridiei DSM 13257 window:
- the folP gene encoding dihydropteroate synthase, producing the protein MQVYGMRWVAINNLQESKIALAQIGSDPGGVAQMVGKGIGRAIKLEQVPLRVAHILKQEMLSVGGDAAVHREVITNNIDATDVMLLGTVRQLEHLAKKVLAQPFGLKKVGHALKQLLTDLEPAQTRSINCRGKELILGGRTLVMGILNVTPDSFSDGGKFNNLEDAVVQAGCMIDDGADILDIGGESTRPNYSGISAEEEWRRLEPVLKMLLERVNVPISVDTYKASVAAKALEAGAHMINDVWGLQKDPDMAKVVGDFHVPVIVMHNQAGTAYHHLMGDIFAFLQKSIELAESNGLERDQIIVDPGIGFGKTTEQNLEVMARLAEFKTLGRPVLLGTSRKSMIGNTLNLPVNERLEGTLATSVLGIVSGVDIIRVHDVKANKRAMQMADAIVRGQRGAGYVGA; encoded by the coding sequence ATGCAAGTATATGGAATGCGCTGGGTTGCGATTAATAATTTGCAAGAATCTAAAATAGCATTGGCACAGATAGGATCCGATCCGGGGGGAGTAGCCCAGATGGTTGGGAAGGGAATAGGGCGTGCGATAAAACTGGAGCAAGTTCCGCTGCGAGTAGCCCATATACTCAAACAAGAGATGCTTTCTGTAGGTGGGGATGCTGCTGTACACCGGGAGGTTATAACTAATAACATAGATGCAACAGATGTCATGTTATTAGGTACAGTGCGGCAATTAGAGCACCTGGCGAAGAAGGTGTTAGCACAACCATTTGGACTAAAAAAGGTTGGACATGCTCTTAAGCAACTGCTAACTGATTTAGAACCGGCCCAGACCCGAAGTATCAATTGCCGAGGAAAGGAACTTATTCTGGGGGGGCGTACCCTTGTAATGGGGATTTTAAATGTAACTCCGGATTCATTTTCTGATGGCGGTAAATTCAATAACCTAGAAGACGCTGTTGTTCAAGCTGGGTGTATGATAGATGATGGCGCAGATATTCTAGATATTGGCGGAGAGTCAACACGTCCAAACTACTCGGGAATTAGTGCCGAAGAGGAATGGAGGCGCTTAGAACCGGTATTAAAGATGCTGCTAGAACGAGTAAATGTTCCCATTTCAGTGGATACCTATAAGGCTAGTGTAGCAGCTAAAGCGCTTGAAGCAGGTGCCCACATGATCAATGATGTATGGGGATTGCAGAAAGACCCTGATATGGCTAAAGTAGTTGGTGATTTCCATGTCCCTGTTATTGTTATGCACAATCAAGCTGGGACAGCCTATCATCATTTAATGGGCGATATTTTTGCATTCTTACAAAAGAGCATCGAGTTAGCTGAATCCAATGGTCTGGAGAGGGATCAAATCATTGTTGATCCGGGAATCGGATTTGGGAAAACGACGGAACAAAATCTTGAGGTTATGGCTCGCTTGGCGGAATTTAAGACCTTAGGGCGTCCGGTATTATTGGGAACTTCGCGTAAATCAATGATCGGAAATACATTAAACCTACCCGTCAATGAGCGCTTAGAAGGGACGTTGGCCACAAGCGTTTTAGGGATTGTTTCGGGAGTAGATATTATTCGTGTTCACGACGTTAAGGCTAACAAAAGGGCAATGCAAATGGCCGATGCGATTGTAAGAGGACAGAGAGGAGCTGGCTATGTCGGAGCATGA
- the folB gene encoding dihydroneopterin aldolase — translation MSEHDVIHLRGLEFYGYHGVMPEEQVLGQRFLIDLDLFYNLQKAGSSDSVADTIHYGEVYQVIKTCVTEGRYLLIERLAEEIAQKVLDQFACKSLRVEVHKPQAPIQGLFKDVSVEIWRSR, via the coding sequence ATGTCGGAGCATGATGTTATTCATTTAAGGGGTCTGGAATTTTATGGGTACCATGGGGTAATGCCGGAAGAACAGGTTTTGGGACAGAGATTCTTAATTGATCTGGATCTTTTTTATAATTTACAAAAGGCAGGCTCCTCAGATAGCGTGGCAGATACCATTCATTATGGTGAAGTGTATCAAGTGATTAAAACATGCGTAACTGAAGGCAGGTATCTGTTAATAGAACGCTTGGCGGAAGAAATTGCTCAGAAAGTACTGGATCAGTTTGCCTGTAAGTCTCTGCGAGTAGAAGTGCATAAACCACAAGCGCCTATCCAAGGTCTTTTTAAAGATGTTTCAGTGGAGATTTGGCGAAGCAGGTGA
- the folK gene encoding 2-amino-4-hydroxy-6-hydroxymethyldihydropteridine diphosphokinase — protein MRTFLGLGSNLGDRAYYLSEAISALEGPAIRVITASRIYETEPWGRLDQPLFWNQVVEIETSLEPLDLLHVCQEIELRLGRVRKEHWGSRTIDIDLLIYDNRVSESEELKLPHPYLEERAFVLAPLREIAPKLILPSGRSINEVEGEGKVYPLTTNKL, from the coding sequence ATGAGAACATTCTTAGGATTAGGAAGTAATCTGGGAGATCGAGCATATTATCTCAGCGAGGCTATTTCAGCTTTGGAAGGCCCAGCTATTAGAGTTATTACGGCATCTCGTATCTATGAAACCGAACCCTGGGGAAGACTAGATCAACCTTTATTCTGGAATCAGGTTGTGGAAATCGAGACAAGCTTAGAACCATTGGACCTCCTTCATGTTTGTCAGGAAATTGAACTTCGCCTAGGGAGAGTTCGCAAAGAACATTGGGGGTCAAGGACGATTGACATTGACCTGCTTATTTATGATAATAGGGTTAGTGAGTCTGAAGAGTTAAAATTACCCCATCCGTATTTGGAAGAACGAGCTTTTGTGCTTGCCCCTTTACGAGAAATAGCTCCGAAACTCATCTTGCCTTCCGGAAGATCAATAAATGAAGTTGAAGGGGAAGGGAAGGTCTATCCTCTGACCACAAATAAACTATAA
- a CDS encoding Rossmann-like and DUF2520 domain-containing protein: MKFGIIGAGIVGTALAVQLTKAGHQCVGVHTRSRLSYERFRGFINKDHLQLEELVPAVNCLFVTTQDGVIPLIAEKLVAKNLVVPGQVWIHCSGSLPSAILRVQEDLPVRCLSLHPLQAFASVENALMILSGTHFGVEGEVEELGTDIVKDLGGIPHKILASEKTLYHAGAVVASNYLAVLASMAVDLFAEAGIPRDEALVSLLPLMQGTLSNLERVGLPQALTGPIARGDAQVVKGHLDQLPPRLTEIYKGLGLKALELGESKRSIQGLSYPLEELDMLRGLLGG; encoded by the coding sequence ATGAAATTTGGGATTATTGGAGCAGGAATTGTAGGAACTGCTTTGGCGGTACAGTTAACGAAGGCGGGACATCAGTGCGTAGGGGTTCATACCCGAAGTCGTCTCTCTTACGAACGTTTTCGAGGTTTTATCAACAAGGATCATTTGCAATTAGAGGAACTTGTGCCAGCAGTAAATTGTTTATTCGTTACGACTCAGGATGGGGTAATCCCTTTGATTGCAGAAAAGCTGGTCGCCAAGAACCTTGTTGTTCCAGGCCAAGTCTGGATTCATTGCTCGGGATCCCTTCCTTCGGCAATTTTACGTGTTCAGGAAGATTTGCCGGTCAGGTGCTTATCGTTACACCCTCTGCAAGCCTTTGCAAGTGTGGAGAATGCTTTGATGATCCTGTCGGGAACTCATTTTGGCGTAGAAGGTGAGGTAGAGGAACTAGGCACAGATATTGTAAAAGATCTTGGTGGTATCCCGCATAAGATTTTGGCTAGCGAAAAGACTCTTTATCATGCCGGTGCAGTTGTTGCCTCAAATTATTTGGCTGTTCTTGCTTCCATGGCGGTAGACCTTTTTGCCGAGGCAGGTATTCCAAGAGACGAAGCATTAGTTTCGTTATTGCCACTAATGCAAGGAACCCTCTCTAATTTAGAGCGAGTTGGGTTACCTCAAGCGTTAACGGGCCCAATTGCTCGAGGAGATGCTCAAGTGGTAAAAGGACATTTAGACCAACTGCCGCCTAGGCTTACAGAGATTTATAAGGGTTTAGGGTTGAAAGCTCTAGAGTTAGGGGAAAGCAAGAGATCTATTCAAGGCTTAAGTTATCCTCTAGAAGAGCTGGATATGTTGAGAGGGCTGCTTGGTGGATAA
- the panC gene encoding pantoate--beta-alanine ligase, protein MKRTSRISDLRNIITEEKKRGRKIAFVPTMGFLHHGHLTLIDKAKETGAFLVVSIFVNPLQFGPNEDLTRYPRDIERDALLVEAAGVDILFHPTVEEMYPEKMVTFVEVGELDEMLCGANRPGHFRGVATVVNKLFNIVQPDMAFFGQKDYQQYLIIKRMVTDLNLPIQICPVPIVREDDGLAMSSRNVFLNPEQRQEALVLSKSLNEAERSIQMGQKSAREVEEQIKKSITLKSQGVIDYVEVRDASDLTEVTDIKRPVLIALAVKFGTTRLIDNKVVEVKRDV, encoded by the coding sequence ATGAAGAGAACTTCTCGTATATCCGATCTGCGTAATATTATAACCGAAGAAAAAAAACGGGGGCGAAAAATTGCTTTCGTCCCAACTATGGGTTTTTTACATCATGGACATCTAACCTTAATTGATAAAGCTAAAGAAACGGGTGCATTCTTGGTAGTGAGCATTTTTGTTAACCCCTTACAATTTGGCCCTAATGAAGATCTGACGCGTTATCCCAGAGACATAGAACGGGATGCTCTTTTGGTCGAGGCAGCTGGGGTTGATATCCTTTTCCATCCGACCGTTGAGGAAATGTATCCTGAGAAAATGGTAACGTTTGTGGAAGTCGGAGAATTGGATGAGATGCTTTGCGGGGCAAACCGTCCCGGGCATTTTCGTGGCGTAGCAACGGTAGTCAATAAGTTGTTTAATATTGTTCAACCGGATATGGCTTTTTTTGGTCAGAAAGACTATCAACAGTATCTAATTATTAAACGGATGGTTACTGATCTCAATCTTCCGATTCAGATTTGTCCTGTTCCCATTGTGCGTGAAGACGATGGGTTGGCAATGAGCTCGCGAAATGTCTTTTTAAATCCTGAACAACGGCAGGAAGCCTTAGTTCTGTCTAAGAGCCTTAATGAAGCCGAGAGAAGCATTCAAATGGGGCAGAAATCAGCTCGAGAAGTTGAAGAACAGATAAAAAAGAGTATAACCTTAAAAAGTCAAGGGGTCATTGACTATGTTGAAGTTAGGGACGCCAGTGACTTGACCGAAGTGACAGATATTAAGCGACCAGTTTTAATTGCTTTAGCCGTTAAATTTGGAACAACCCGTTTAATTGATAATAAGGTTGTGGAGGTTAAGCGAGATGTATAG
- the panD gene encoding aspartate 1-decarboxylase, which produces MYRTMMKSKIHKAVVTEANLHYVGSITIDSALMESADLLENEKVQVVNNNNGERLETYVIPGERNSGVICLNGAAARKVHVGDEVIIISYAVLTDEIARQYTPKVVFVDEKNQETKISDREVHGQKA; this is translated from the coding sequence ATGTATAGAACAATGATGAAATCAAAAATTCATAAAGCGGTAGTAACAGAGGCAAATCTCCATTATGTAGGCAGTATTACAATTGATAGCGCATTAATGGAATCAGCGGACCTATTAGAAAATGAAAAGGTACAAGTTGTAAACAATAATAACGGAGAAAGACTCGAAACTTATGTTATTCCTGGAGAGAGGAATTCAGGAGTAATCTGTCTGAATGGTGCAGCTGCCCGTAAGGTGCATGTTGGAGATGAAGTTATCATTATTTCCTATGCCGTCTTAACAGATGAAATAGCTCGGCAGTATACCCCAAAAGTTGTCTTTGTTGATGAGAAGAACCAGGAGACCAAGATTTCTGATCGGGAAGTCCATGGGCAGAAGGCTTGA
- the nadA gene encoding quinolinate synthase NadA, which translates to MNYSISRDLFEDLAGEIQELKKERKAVILAHYYQRPEVQDIADFVGDSLQLSQQAADTDAEVIVFCGVHFMAESAALLSPDKIVILPELNAGCPMADMVDVEGLRAYKKRVPGVQVVCYVNSSAEVKAESDICCTSSNAVKVVQSLASEDVLFIPDENLGRYAAKILGRSLQLWPGYCKTHDRLTNDDIEAVKKEHPLAKVIVHPECREEICQVADYIGSTAGLINYAKNSESQEFIVGTESGILHQLQKVCPEKKFYLASERLVCPNMKMTTLEKVRDGLKTLSPRVTVEEDIRVKAKATLERMLAL; encoded by the coding sequence ATGAATTATAGCATAAGTCGAGACTTATTCGAAGATTTAGCTGGGGAAATACAAGAATTAAAAAAAGAACGCAAAGCAGTTATTTTGGCACACTATTATCAGAGGCCGGAGGTTCAGGATATTGCTGATTTTGTTGGAGATTCTCTGCAATTAAGTCAACAAGCGGCAGACACTGATGCAGAAGTGATTGTCTTTTGCGGAGTCCATTTTATGGCGGAAAGTGCTGCTCTTTTATCCCCTGATAAAATTGTCATATTACCCGAGTTAAATGCGGGTTGCCCTATGGCGGATATGGTTGATGTAGAGGGGTTAAGGGCGTATAAAAAGAGAGTTCCCGGAGTTCAAGTGGTTTGTTATGTTAATTCCTCGGCAGAAGTTAAAGCCGAGAGCGATATATGTTGTACTTCCTCTAATGCAGTTAAAGTAGTACAGTCTTTAGCCAGCGAGGATGTTTTATTTATTCCTGATGAAAATCTTGGACGATATGCAGCTAAAATCTTGGGACGTTCACTTCAGTTATGGCCTGGTTATTGTAAGACACACGATCGCCTGACCAACGATGACATTGAGGCGGTAAAAAAAGAGCATCCGTTGGCTAAGGTTATCGTGCACCCAGAATGTCGGGAGGAAATATGCCAAGTTGCAGATTATATAGGCTCTACTGCAGGCTTAATCAACTATGCGAAGAACTCTGAAAGTCAAGAGTTTATAGTAGGAACAGAGTCAGGGATATTACATCAACTCCAAAAAGTTTGCCCGGAGAAAAAATTCTATCTTGCTTCAGAACGACTTGTTTGTCCAAATATGAAGATGACAACTTTAGAGAAGGTTCGCGATGGACTAAAAACCCTCTCTCCCCGGGTCACAGTAGAAGAGGATATTCGAGTAAAAGCCAAAGCGACACTAGAGCGAATGCTGGCCTTATAA